The region CTAagtttgtatattttttagaaaaaatcgCAGAAGTGAAAGGTTATacagaaaataataatcattGCAGTTACATGCattattggttatatgatgaaataggaaaaatacataataaagAACACTCCAAAACATTTGGTAGTCTACCTTGGTCTAAAGAATTCATCGAAGTATGGAGGAAGGTTAATAGtgagattaaaaaaaacacttgtACTATAAATCCAGAAAATGGTGTTAGCGTAGATGAActgataaaaaggaaattatcatttatttacttaaaaaaatttgaagatatTAAGAAAATCACCGATTCCAAAGatcaaaataaatgtaagtATAAGACATATCTTACAAATATTAGCccattatataaaaagtataacgcagaaaaatgtaaaagttCATGGATTTTCTCTTCTGATCCAAATTACGCTGATTGTTCATCTACTTCTAAGTATGATCCAAATAAACTCATACCTAAATTAAATGACTGTAAAGGTAACGAATCTACCGGAGGTGGTAATAAAGGTAATGGATCATGGTTTTTTGGTTTGTTTGGTCCATCAGCTGGATCCTCTACAGGAAATAGGGATAGGGGTGCTTCAACAGTTGCAAAGTCTACTGCTGAAGGAGGGGATAAAAGAGCACAAGATGCTCCAAAAACTTTATCAGGTTCACCAGGCCCACAAAGTTTAACATTGTCAACAAGTGCAAGAGGTTCAGGAATTAAACCAGCTGGAGCAGGAGTAGATAAAGGGAGTATAAGTGGACCATCTGCCAATTTGAAATCCGGAACATCAATGAGTCCGCAAACAAAAGAAATTCCTGTGCTCGGTATTCCTTCAGTGCCTCCTTCTTCAGAGACTGTAAGGGGCACTGTAGCTGTGCCCATAGCTGAAACCCCTAGTAATTTAGGAACAGCGAATGAGAAGTTTGATTCAAGCTTTTATCGCAACATCATCATGGGGGTAGCAATACTTGgaacaattttcttccttttctattaCAACATGGTAAATGCGCATTCGATTTTGTGAAGTATGAATGTTATgtttagatatatattttaattttcctttgaatgtataattataaagtaaaaatgttttaacgtgttttcctttttacttttgtgTTAGTCTTCTGGATTGAAATCGAGGTTTcccaaaagaaaacgaaagaaaaagatattcGAGCGtaattattacgaagagtatgaaaaagagTTAGCAAGGTATGATTCAGAAAATGAGTCTTTAGATTCTCAATCGGATCggta is a window of Plasmodium vivax scf_7188 genomic scaffold, whole genome shotgun sequence DNA encoding:
- a CDS encoding variable surface protein Vir12-related (encoded by transcript PVX_120340A) — protein: MTKTSEAKLEDDAKQLGLDKLYDQIFSKDGQSNKLNKHCDVFNGKDKEGVKKLCTKFVYFLEKIAEVKGYTENNNHCSYMHYWLYDEIGKIHNKEHSKTFGSLPWSKEFIEVWRKVNSEIKKNTCTINPENGVSVDELIKRKLSFIYLKKFEDIKKITDSKDQNKCKYKTYLTNISPLYKKYNAEKCKSSWIFSSDPNYADCSSTSKYDPNKLIPKLNDCKGNESTGGGNKGNGSWFFGLFGPSAGSSTGNRDRGASTVAKSTAEGGDKRAQDAPKTLSGSPGPQSLTLSTSARGSGIKPAGAGVDKGSISGPSANLKSGTSMSPQTKEIPVLGIPSVPPSSETVRGTVAVPIAETPSNLGTANEKFDSSFYRNIIMGVAILGTIFFLFYYNMSSGLKSRFPKRKRKKKIFERNYYEEYEKELARYDSENESLDSQSDRYYLNYQPDEDSYY